A portion of the Bacillus oleivorans genome contains these proteins:
- the gcvPB gene encoding aminomethyl-transferring glycine dehydrogenase subunit GcvPB, with product MANQELKLIFEQSKPGRIGYSLPELDVPAVKVEDLIPESYIRKDEPNLPEVAELDIMRHYTALSKRNHGVDSGFYPLGSCTMKYNPKVNEDVARYAGFAHIHPLQDEEMVQGAMELMYDLQEHLKEITGMDEVTLQPAAGAHGEWTGLMMIRAFHEANGDAKRTKVIVPDSAHGTNPASATVAGLETITVKSNEEGLVDLDDLRRVVGDDTAALMLTNPNTLGLFEKNILEMAEIVHSAGGKLYYDGANLNAVLSKARPGDMGFDVVHLNLHKTFTGPHGGGGPGSGPVGVKADLIPFLPKPILVKKDEQYVFDYDRPQSIGRVKPFYGNFGINVRAYTYIRTMGPDGLKAVTENAVINANYMMRRLAPYFDLPYDKHCKHEFVLSGKRQKKLGVRTLDIAKRLLDFGYHPPTIYFPLNVEECMMFEPTETESKETLDAFIDVMIQIAKEAEETPEVVQEAPHTTVIKRLDETLAARKPVLRYTVE from the coding sequence ATGGCTAATCAAGAGTTGAAATTAATTTTTGAACAATCAAAGCCCGGTCGAATCGGTTATAGTTTACCTGAGTTAGATGTACCCGCAGTCAAGGTAGAAGATCTGATCCCTGAAAGCTATATCCGTAAAGATGAGCCCAATCTTCCTGAAGTTGCTGAACTTGATATTATGAGACATTATACTGCTCTTTCCAAACGGAATCATGGCGTAGATTCAGGTTTCTATCCGCTTGGATCTTGTACGATGAAATATAATCCGAAAGTGAATGAAGATGTCGCACGATACGCCGGTTTTGCTCACATACACCCGCTTCAGGATGAAGAAATGGTTCAAGGTGCAATGGAACTTATGTATGACCTTCAGGAGCATTTGAAGGAAATCACGGGTATGGACGAGGTAACGCTTCAGCCTGCTGCAGGTGCACACGGTGAGTGGACTGGGCTAATGATGATCCGTGCCTTCCATGAGGCTAATGGCGATGCGAAACGTACCAAAGTAATTGTTCCGGATTCTGCACACGGAACAAACCCAGCTTCAGCTACTGTGGCAGGACTAGAAACGATAACAGTAAAATCAAATGAAGAAGGTCTTGTGGATCTAGATGACTTAAGAAGAGTGGTCGGGGATGATACAGCAGCACTTATGCTGACAAATCCGAATACACTTGGACTCTTTGAGAAAAATATTTTGGAAATGGCGGAAATTGTTCATAGTGCCGGCGGAAAGCTTTACTATGATGGTGCAAACCTGAATGCTGTTTTATCAAAAGCACGCCCTGGGGATATGGGATTTGACGTCGTTCACTTAAACTTGCACAAAACCTTTACAGGACCGCATGGCGGTGGCGGACCTGGTTCTGGACCAGTTGGAGTAAAAGCTGATCTTATTCCATTTTTACCAAAACCAATACTCGTGAAAAAAGATGAACAATATGTATTTGATTACGATCGCCCACAATCCATCGGCCGCGTAAAACCGTTCTACGGCAACTTTGGTATAAATGTACGCGCCTATACGTACATTCGGACAATGGGTCCTGACGGATTAAAAGCCGTTACGGAAAATGCGGTTATAAATGCTAACTACATGATGAGAAGATTAGCCCCATATTTTGACCTGCCATACGACAAACACTGTAAGCATGAGTTTGTATTAAGCGGTAAGCGTCAGAAGAAACTGGGTGTACGTACACTTGATATTGCCAAAAGGTTGCTGGATTTCGGATATCATCCGCCTACCATCTACTTCCCGCTAAATGTAGAAGAGTGTATGATGTTTGAACCGACCGAAACAGAGTCTAAAGAAACACTAGATGCTTTTATTGATGTAATGATTCAAATTGCAAAAGAAGCAGAAGAAACGCCAGAGGTGGTTCAAGAAGCGCCTCATACAACGGTTATTAAACGACTTGACGAAACATTAGCTGCCAGAAAGCCAGTATTGCGTTACACAGTGGAGTAG